One region of Kangiella marina genomic DNA includes:
- a CDS encoding GNAT family N-acetyltransferase: MTYQAIHHPMEKVFTVVLDQGYEAKVTYTQKGMVLHLDYSEVPEALRGKGYGGIMMEAVLHAIEQEGFKVVPECSYIKHYMETHKDWAHLKAS; the protein is encoded by the coding sequence GTGACCTATCAAGCAATTCACCATCCGATGGAAAAGGTGTTTACCGTGGTGTTGGATCAAGGCTATGAAGCCAAAGTGACCTATACCCAAAAAGGCATGGTCTTACACCTTGATTATTCGGAAGTGCCTGAAGCCTTACGCGGTAAAGGTTATGGCGGTATTATGATGGAAGCGGTGTTACACGCGATTGAACAAGAAGGCTTTAAAGTGGTGCCAGAGTGTTCATACATCAAGCATTATATGGAAACCCATAAAGACTGGGCGCACTTAAAAGCAAGTTAA